In Plasmodium gaboni strain SY75 chromosome 14, whole genome shotgun sequence, one genomic interval encodes:
- a CDS encoding arginine methyltransferase 1 — protein sequence MTNKFNKINKNNYETREAVYYDKGSRINSNKEKEMKEFKEDELKEFFNKWNPFYKEKLNGEIEKKNFINFDGEKKMENGNNEYFNSYNYIHIHEDMIKDEVRTRTYYDSIRKNEHLIKDKIVLDVGCGTGILSFFAATHGAKHVYSIEKSDIIYTAIKIRDENNLTEKVTFLKGLAEEIELPVDKVDIIISEWMGYCLLYENMLDTVLYCRDKWLKEGGLIFPDKAHMYIAGIEDSLYREEKFDFWKNCYDLNFSSVLPIIKEEVVIDYVDRNFVVTDSCCILTLDLNTCTTDQLSFVSPFQLKMIRKDYLHALVIWFDISFSACHTEVSFTTGPYGAHTHWKQIVLYTDHILTAERNEILKGIFALKRNQKNKRHIDMKLHYIFDGVHTKAKSTQLFNIS from the coding sequence atgacGAACAAATtcaacaaaataaataagaataattaCGAAACACGAGAAGCAGTTTATTACGATAAGGGAAGTAGAATTAATTCGAacaaagaaaaagaaatgaaagAGTTTAAGGAAGATGAACtaaaagaattttttaataaatggAATCCGttttataaagaaaaattaaatggtgagatagaaaagaaaaactttataaattttgatggagaaaaaaaaatggaaaatggaaataatgaatattttaattcttacaactatatacatatacatgAAGATATGATAAAAGATGAAGTAAGAACACGAACATATTATGATTctataagaaaaaatgaacatttaataaaagataaaatagTTTTGGATGTAGGTTGTGGTACAGGTAtcctttctttttttgCAGCAACACATGGTGCCAAACATGTATATAGCATTGAAAAAAgtgatataatatatacagctataaaaataagggatgaaaataatttgaCTGAGAAAGTAACATTTCTTAAAGGATTAGCAGAAGAAATTGAATTACCTGTTGATAAGGttgatataataatatcagAATGGATGGGatattgtttattatatgaaaatatgCTTGATACAGTTTTATATTGTAGAGATAAATGGTTAAAGGAAGGTGGATTAATTTTTCCTGACAAAGCACATATGTATATTGCAGGAATTGAAGACAGTTTATATAGAGAAGAAAAATTTGATTTTTGGAAAAATTGTTATGATTTAAATTTTTCATCTGTTTTACCAATAATTAAAGAAGAAGTTGTTATAGATTATGTAGATAGAAATTTTGTTGTGACAGATTCATGTTGTATATTAACTTTAGATTTAAATACATGTACAACAGATCAATTATCATTTGTTTCACCTTTtcaattaaaaatgatCAGAAAAGATTATTTACATGCACTAGTCATATGGTTTGATATATCATTTTCCGCTTGTCATACGGAAGTTAGTTTTACCACAGGACCATATGGAGCACATACTCATTGGAAACAAATTGTTCTTTACACAGATCATATTTTAACAGCTGAGAgaaatgaaatattaaaaggTATATTTGCTTTGAAAAgaaatcaaaaaaataaaagacATATTGATATGAAGTTgcattatatttttgacGGTGTGCACACAAAAGCGAAGTCTACAcaattatttaatattagCTAG
- a CDS encoding putative dynein-associated protein produces the protein MIDYYYCYSKKKSDIGKKCLFKKSKSQIIGRIEANEELKKKYIYKENIYYNDDNIKKYSEQYVNIESLKLENKFFYHNEGGWTKDVDISEQQNKIKYIKRLDKDINLINSLKILMNETTKILNKNNSINIYEEYFKNDLQNEENFKIKSILVIKDKMRKYQRFITSIKWSTDNTYKLAISYCVNDYQKILNNSPKNCLLYNLNQINNPYQTLYSKTFIKCMRFNHKNSDLLLAGSYDGTVNLWDLRKKNTLCESSSINVSHKNTVHDIIWLQTKTNNHCLSISSDGLSLIWDIRNFTEPIESFYLNKDPSEICELVETTNNELQDLSKISNDINNNNSNNSSNNNNNINILHNNNTNLNTMNKLLFNNSTSTITSKNLYYSPNCLEWNLEAGPSKILIGTDEGYILSLSKRQAKNLELLQKYGASNEKHLSSITSIKRIPINLKYFLSTDKWGFNIWSEDIKFPIISNYYNECVINKGLWIYDSLFFMIIRKDGYLDFWNLLYNFNQPIIKHKICNCSITEIDSHANNKYVAIGNELGDIHILKLGDSFCKNSSEEKNALDELFERESKREKNLEYIRKQLNCVKKTKEYLNVQDIEILEDVLRETEKEYESIT, from the coding sequence ATGATTGATTACTATTATTGTTattccaaaaaaaaaagcgACATCGGTAAGAAATGTTTATTTAAGAAAAGCAAGAGCCAGATAATAGGAAGGATTGAAGCCAACGAggaattaaaaaagaaatatatttataaagagaatatatattataatgatgataatataaaaaaatatagtGAGCAGTATGTAAATATTGAGAGTTtaaaattagaaaataaatttttttatcataatgAAGGTGGATGGACAAAAGATGTAGATATAAGTGAacaacaaaataaaataaaatatattaagaGGTTAgataaagatataaatttaattaatagtttaaaaatattaatgaatgaaacaacaaaaatattaaataaaaataatagtataaatatatatgaagaatattttaaaaatgatttacagaatgaagaaaattttaaaataaaatctATATTAGTTATTAAAGATAAAATGAGAAAATATCAAAGATTTATTACATCTATTAAATGGTCTACAgataatacatataaattagCTATATCATATTGTGTAAATGATTATCAAAAAATTCTAAATAATTCACCTAAAaattgtttattatataatttaaatcAAATTAATAATCCTTATCAAACTTTATATTCTaaaacatttataaaatgtatgAGATTTAATCACAAGAATTCAGATTTATTATTAGCTGGTTCTTATGATGGCACAGTTAACTTATGGGATctaagaaaaaaaaatactttATGTGAATCATCATCTATAAATGTAAGTCATAAAAATACAGTTCATGATATTATATGGTTacaaacaaaaacaaataatCATTGTTTATCTATATCGAGTGATGGTTTATCTTTAATTTGGGATATACGAAATTTTACTGAACCTATTGAATCCttttatttgaataaaGATCCTTCAGAGATATGTGAGCTAGTCGAAACTACAAACAATGAGTTACAAGATCTTTCAAAAATATCAAACgacataaataataataatagtaataatagtagtaataataataataatattaatatattgCATAATAACAATACAAACTTAAATACaatgaataaattattatttaataattccACTTCTACCATTACTTctaaaaatttatattacagTCCAAATTGTTTAGAATGGAATCTAGAAGCTGGACCATCCAAAATTTTAATAGGAACAGATGAAGGATATATCTTATCTTTATCCAAAAGACAAGCCAAAAATTTAGAACTACTACAAAAATATGGAGCATCAAATGAAAAACATCTTTCTAGTATTACAAGTATTAAAAGAATACCAATcaatttaaaatattttttatcaacAGATAAATGGGGATTTAATATCTGGTCAGAAGATATTAAATTTCCAATAAtttcaaattattataatgaatGTGTTATTAATAAAGGTTTATGGATTTATGATTCTTTATTCTTTATGATAATACGAAAAGATGGATACTTAGATTTCTGGAACCTactttataattttaatcAACCTATtattaaacataaaatTTGTAATTGCTCAATCACTGAAATAGATTCACATgcaaataataaatatgtagCTATAGGAAACGAACTGGGAGATATACATATACTGAAACTTGGAGATAGCTTTTGTAAAAATTCTAgtgaagaaaaaaatgcACTTGATGAACTCTTTGAGAGAGAATCCAAACGTGAAAAAAATCTAGAATACATCAGAAAACAACTTAACTGTGTCAAGAAAACAAAggaatatttaaatgttCAAGATATTGAAATTTTAGAAGACGTATTAAGAGAAACAGAAAAGGAATACGAATCAATAACATGa
- a CDS encoding putative MORN repeat protein — MSRIIYSDEKKNKGKYIYANGNIYEGEFKNEKFHGEGMLIFKDQGKYKGKWENGKFVDGKYYFSDGLQYEDNWTYLIDSPYFYNEKINNNEIIYTEEKKNSYLDDIYDIGDGYCDINKQIVYDFKDNTEIRKINEREKNWIKNHCSKY, encoded by the exons atgtcaagaattatttattcagacgaaaaaaaaaacaaagggaaatatatttatgcAAATGGGAATATATATGAGGGtgaatttaaaaatgaaaaatttCATGGGGAAg gTATGTTAATTTTTAAGGATCAAGGAAAATATAAGGGGAAATGGGAAAATGGGAAATTTGTTGATGgtaaatattattttagTGATGGATTACAATATGAAGATAATTGGACTTATTTAATTGATAGtccttatttttataatgaaaaaattaataacaatgaaattatttatactgaagaaaaaaaaaattcatacTTAGATGATATTTACGATATTG GGGATGGGTACTGTGACATTAATAAACAAATTGTTTATGATTTTAAGGATAACACAGAAATTAGAAAAATCAATGAGAGAGAAAAAAACTGGATTAAAAACCATTGTTCGAAGTATTAA
- a CDS encoding ATP-binding cassette sub-family G member 2 gives MDLKGWISKKSSNVSYEKIKYEFSNVKYSVDHGRLEILHGIKGILLPKTITVIMGPSGSGKTTLLNILSMKVTEGVEGEFLINDMSRMKNIKRHMGYVLQDDYFFSRLTVYETIEFTAKLKLDIRDKKKLNELVHSVLDIMSLTHVKDTIVGDAFIRGISGGQRKRLSIANEILSNPPLLLMDEPTSGLDSSSALSLVECIQRIAQTSNTTIISSLHQPSSQVFSKFDRLIAITNGYIIYHGKTTDLNKYLKKVGFICPYGWNVADYLMDILCNKNFEAILIDNYNKYLHFDHDFGYYMNVKAIDSKIIHDDYDSIIENINESTAKNSQGNNKSSTNISSINKSPILSTQEKKTRDHDILKFKAVELLISLQENKTPYIRQNFFLLIRGLKKIITDEITIIKVIDLVVILTLFGVLWLHTFKEETEEGIIDTIGAIFFILSYWTFYPAYLSLYSFPSEREVIAKERNMKTFQVSNYFLSKLLAEFIYFFMIIAFWILVTHLILYGTLKFGIYISYAFITLLNALISSSLGYFISTLFDNFSKAVSFLSVVLLTMTLTNGFYVEISKLDVPFRYLQWLSYQTYSASVLAKIKFDDALIKCSPDNNSLPCKNNGFFPGELIVQKRFATLHISISVFILISFYSVIKIFTYVSLRWSQALKMK, from the coding sequence ATGGATTTGAAGGGGTGGATTTCAAAAAAAAGCTCTAACGTGtcatatgaaaaaataaaatatgaattttCAAATGTAAAATATTCAGTGGATCATGGTAGGTTAGAAATATTGCATGGCATCAAAGGTATATTATTACCTAAAACAATTACAGTTATAATGGGTCCAAGTGGAAGTGGTAAAACAACATTgttgaatattttatctaTGAAAGTAACTGAAGGTGTAGAAGGAgaatttttaataaatgatatgagtcgaatgaaaaatataaaaagacATATGGGATATGTATTACAAgatgattattttttttcaagATTAACTGTATATGAAACTATTGAATTTACAGCTAAATTAAAATTAGATATTAGggataaaaaaaaattaaatgaattaGTTCATTCAGTTTTAGATATTATGAGTTTAACACATGTAAAAGATACTATAGTAGGTGATGCATTTATTAGAGGTATTAGTGGAGGTCAAAGAAAAAGATTATCTATAGcaaatgaaatattatctAACCCAcctttattattaatggATGAACCCACAAGTGGATTAGATTCATCATCAGCATTATCATTAGTTGAATGTATTCAAAGAATAGCTCAAACTTCTAATACAACTATTATTTCTTCTCTGCATCAACCAAGTAGTCAAGTGTTTTCAAAATTTGATAGATTAATTGCTATTACTAATggttatattatatatcatgGGAAAACTACAGATctaaataaatatttaaaaaaagtagGATTTATTTGTCCTTATGGTTGGAATGTAGCAGATTATCTAATGGatatattatgtaataaaaattttgaagCAATATTAattgataattataataaatatttacatttcGATCATGATTTTGGATACTATATGAATGTGAAAGCTATTGATAGTAAAATTATTCATGATGATTATGATAGTattattgaaaatataaatgaaagTACAGCTAAAAATTCACAaggtaataataaatcatcaacaaatatatcttcaataaataaatcaCCTATATTATCTAcacaagaaaaaaaaacaagaGATCATGACATTCTTAAATTTAAAGCTGTCgaattattaatttcattacaagaaaataaaacaCCTTATATTAGacaaaattttttcttattaatCAGAGGTCTCAAAAAAATCATAACAGATGAAATTACAATTATTAAAGTTATAGATCTAGTTGttatattaacattattTGGTGTGTTATGGTTACATACATTTAAAGAAGAAACAGAAGAAGGTATAATAGATACTATAGGGGCtatcttttttatactTTCTTATTGGACTTTTTATCCAGCTTATCTATCTTTATATTCATTTCCATCCGAAAGAGAAGTAATAGCAAAAGAACGTAATATGAAAACATTCCAAGTTAgtaattattttctttctaaattattagctgaatttatttatttttttatgattataGCATTCTGGATATTAGTAACTCATCTTATATTATATGGGACTTTAAAATttggtatatatataagttaTGCTTTTATCACTTTATTAAATGCTTTAATTAGTAGTTCATTAGGATATTTCATATCAACATTATTTGATAACTTTAGTAAGGCAGTTAGCTTTCTATCTGTAGTTCTATTAACTATGACATTAACAAATGGATTCTATGTAGAAATAAGTAAACTAGATGTACCATTCAGATATCTACAATGGTTATCTTATCAAACATATTCTGCTTCAGTATTAgcaaaaattaaatttgATGATGCACTTATAAAATGTTCTCCTGATAATAATTCTCTACcatgtaaaaataatggTTTCTTCCCAGGAGAACTCATAGTTCAAAAAAGATTTGCTACATTGCATATTTCCATTTCAGTCTTTATTCTAATCTCTTTTTATTCCgttataaaaatatttactTACGTCTCTTTAAGATGGTCCCAAGCcttaaaaatgaaatga